cagggagggaagcagagaggcccTGGGTGCCCCTGCGCTGCCCCCGCTCCGGCCGAGGCCCCTTCACTGCAGCGCGGCAGCTCCTGGCCGGTCATCTCGCCTGGACACTTCCACGCTCAGGACGCGGGGAGCACTCCAAAGACGGGGCTCAGCGGCACAGCCCAGGGTGCCTGGCTCCCCACTCTCCAGCACCAAGCCCAGGTTCTGACAGTCGGAGCAGAGACCGCCAAATGTCCGAGTGTCAGCTCCACACGCTCGTTTGAAAGGCGGAGACAGATGCAGATCTTCGCCTGCCCGGACGCCCGGGAGagccagggttggcccaggctgcagccgcGAGGCAGGCGCTCCGCCCGGGTCTCCCTCGAGGTTGGCAGGGACACGTGGAGTCGAAGCCAGGACTGGCGCCCGGGCAGCGGGACTCGGGCTGCAGGGGTGGCGGCCGCGCCCGGTCGGCGTCTCTAAGTGGAGCAGGCGACCCCGTGGCCTTCGGGGAAGCGCGTGGCTGCGGCGCCCTCTCCGCTCCAGCTTGTGCAGCCACGGTTGACGGCGAGCccggggctgggagcaggtgaCACCAGGCTGGCTGATGGGGACGGTCCCACCAGGTCATCTTGTTGACAGGAGGGGTTCTGCACCTCACTAGCAGGTCTGAGGCGTGCTCTCCAAAGCGGTCACCTGCTGTCCCTTCAGGTCCTTTCAAGCTGTCTGAGTGACagcaggaggggaaggaggcGCCAGCAAGCTTGCCCTGAGCcccaagcctggagcctggagtgaGCCCAGCCATGCCAGGTGAGACGCCGCCTCTCCGCGGACGCAGACAGGCGCACACACAGGCTGCTTGTCACGAACGGGACTCAGACCTTCCCCAGTACTTCTAGAAAGTGCCGggaaaagccaggaacaggaaaaAGGAGACAGGCGATGGCTCTCCAGGGtctgctgcaggggctgggggtggggtgcggaCCAGAGACACCCCTAGGGCAGGCTTGGCGGGCTCGTGCCTGGATGGTGCACAGGGGTGAGAGCCACTGGGGCTGAGCCACGCCCGCGGTCGCACAGGGTGGGCGTGGGGCGCATGCCCTCCAGGGCCATGCACGGGTGGCTCCTGCGGCTCGGAGCAGGGCTGCCAGTTGTGCTAAGGCACcgcccccacagccccctccacccaccctgaGCCTGTGTCTGCAGAGTAGGGagcatggggcgcagggcccaccGTGCGCCCCTGAGAGAGTAGCTGTCACAACCAGAGCACAGCCAGTGTCagtgagcagggggctgggggtgtgCACTGCTCCGGCCACGTGGGGAGCAGCGTGGACTTCCTCAGACCCAGAGCCCAGCGGGCGTCCCACAGCAGCACTGCAGCCACGGCCCGGGCCGGCAGGCGCGGTCCACGTGGAGGGAAGCTCTGGCGTGGCCTGGACACGGCGCCACGGCTCAAGAGGGCGAACGCGCCAGCGCCCTCGCAGACAGAGCGGTCAGAGCGGAGGCGGAAGCGGAAGGGGCGGAGGGCTGGGCGGTCGGTGCTCCCTCGGGCAGACGGTGGCGCTGGCTGCACGTGTGTGActgcaccccagccccactgACCAGGACACCGGAAATGGTCATCTTCAACAGCAGGGACACGGGAGCCGGGGGCCGGGGGGGCAGGAGGCCGGGCACGGGGACGGCCGCTCCCCATTCCTCCCTGACCCACCAGTGGTCACTGTCACTTCTGCCACAGGTCGCCCAGGCCAGAGGCCAGCTCCACGACCCCAGGCCTTGGCAGCGGAGGGCCCCGGGCTGGGCAGGGGTCAGGAGGCCCTCAAGTCCAGGAGGGAGGTCAAGGGTCAGATATCGACCTTGGCAGGCCCCTGGCACCTCGGGCCCGTGCCAGTATCCCggccagggaggcaggtgggggctgAGGGCCTCACAGGGTCACAGCAGCTAGGTGCCAGAGGCCTAGGTGTCTCTCAGAAACCCCCTCGGGAAGCCAACACCGGGCGTGTCCGGTCTGGAGTTCCTGTGCCCTCCGACCCTTCCTTGGCGCCAGGAACCTTCCACGCGGTTCCCCCGGCCTCCCGGCCTCACTCCGGTCTCATCCCACAGGAAACGCCACCCCGGTGGCCACCTCCGTCCCTCGGATCGCCTCGGGCCACTCAGCCGAGATCTGCAACGTGTCCTTCGAGGAGAGCAGAGTGACCCTGGTGGCGGTGTACAGCGTGGTGTGCGCGCTGGGGCTGCCGGCCAACTGCGTGACCGCGTGGCTCACCCTGCTGCAGGCGCTGCAGGGCAATGTGCTGGCCGTGTACCTGCTGTGCCTGGCGCTCTGCGAGCTGCTCTACGCCAGCACGCTGCCGCTCTGGGTGGTCTACATCCAGAACCAGCACCGCTGGACGCTGGGCCTGCCGGCCTGCAAGGTGACCGCCTACATCTTCTTCTGCAACATCTACGTCAGCATCCTGTTCCTGTGCTGCATCTCCTGCGAGCGCTTCGTGGCCGTGGTGTACGCGCTGGAGAGCCGAGGCCGCCGGCACCAGAGGACGGCCGTGCTCGTGTCCCTGTGCGTCTTCCTGCTGGTCGGGCTCCTGCACTACCCCGTGTTCcagatggaggagggggaggccggCACCTGCTTCGAGCCGCTGCACATGAGCAGCCGCATCGCCGCCTTCCACTACGCGCGCTTCGCCGCGGGCTTCGCCGGGCCCCTCGTGGTCATCGTGTTCACCAACCACGGCATCCTGAGGAGCGTCAGGCTGAGCGTGGGCCTCAGCGCCGCCCAGAAGGCCAAGGTGCGGCACTCGGCCATGGCCGTGGTGCTCATCTTCCTGGTCTGCTTCGCGCCCTACCACCTGGTGCTGCTGCTCAAGGCCGCCGCCTTCTCCTACTACCGCGGGGACAGGGCGGCCGTGTGCGCCTTCGAGGCCAGCCTGTACACGGCCTCCGTGGTGTTCCTGTGCCTGTGCACCGTGAACAGCGTGGCCGACCCCATCATCTACGTGCTGGCCACGGAGCACTCGCGGCAGGAAGTGTCCAGAATCCACCGGGGCTGGAAGAAGTGGTCGGCAAAGGTGGACGCCACGAAGCTCAGCAGCTCCCCGGACTCGGAGGAGCGGCGCTTGCCCGCCAAGGACTTCCTGCGGCCCGGGCCCCCGCCAGGGCCAGAGCCGGGCCCCGGGGGCCTCCCATCCACCCTGCAGAGGCTGGTGGAGGGGTCCGGCTGAGCCCACCGTGCCGAGCGGAGGACTGCGGTGCCGGAGCCGCCCCTGGAGGACACCGCTGGTATCTCGCCCCAGGTCCTGGGCCCCCAGACCCCCAGTGAGGAAGGTGGGGGGCTTGCAGCAGGCTTGCTGCTCCACTCGCTGCTGGGCCTGGCTCCCTCCCCCGACCGCCAGTGCACCTCCACAGCGGGCTCTGGGTAGGGTGTGGACGGCTGCTGGGTATGCCAGAGTCAGGTGTGGGGCACGGCCCGGGGCCCCCAGGAGGGGGGCCTGGCCTTGGTTCTGTGCTGCGCTGACTCAGCTCCAGATGGCACAGCCCCCGTGTCCGCCATTGGGAACCCCGGAGACTGGACGTGCTGGGTGCCCAGGGCGTGGACAGGCTGCAAGGCGAGGGCCCGTGTGGGACCGCTTTGCAGTGAGACACCCGCCCCGCGGCCCCCAGCGCCCACCTTGGCTGCGGCAGAGACGGGGCACCGCGCTACCCACCTACGGCAGCTCCCCGGAAACTAGGCCCGACGGGCCTCAGCCAGGCCAGGTCACCCCgctgcctcagtctccccactgtaaaatggggctgacggcacctgcctccctcccccaggcgGGGACTCAACCTCCTGCCTGCAGGCGGCTCCGTGGGGGAAGCACCCCAGAAACACGATCAGAAACGGCATAACGTGTGCGTGGCCCCTGCTTCCTCTTCTCCCGAGCAGGTTTCCCCGTGGGGTAAACACTTTGCCGCGGGGAGCCCCAGGAGCAGGCCAGAGACCGGCAGCCAGGCGGGAGACAGGAGGGGGCAGTGGAGCCAGGTTCCAGGGGtccgctggggctggggtccgTGATCCACGGCCACTGGGACCCCCAAGTCTCAGCAAAGCCCTCCAGTCCCCGCGGCTGGACACGGAACCCAGGCGCggcagaggggcaggggcaggggcagggcctggcctgcaTCACCCAGGCTTCTCCCGCGTGGCCTCAGGTTCcgggagcctggggggggggcgcCCCTCTGTCCGCCCGTGAAGGCGGGCCTTGAATGCCTCAGGGACCCACCCTGCCTCACCAAACCCCTTTGCGGTGTGGTCCGGGTCTCTGGctaggtgggggcggggcggccgggtGGGCGTGGCCAGAGCATACCCTGGGTTCTGAGCTTCTGGGGCAGGGTGCACTCAGCGCCCTCGCGGATTGGCCGGGCAGGTTGAAGGGGGTGAAGGGGGAGGACTGGGGTGGGGCCTGCTCTGGAGCGCCACGCCCTCGCCCCCCTCCGCCAGGCCCCAGGCCAGACCAGCAGGCAGAGACGCCGCCAGCCGCGAGGGTGCCCTCGGGGGCTGCCTGGGAGGGGCATGGAGTGAGAAAACGGATACTGCTGGCTGGGCAGGCGCACTCCAGCTGCCTTCCCCACGGCggggcccaggctggggtggcTGTCCTCCCGCAAACGCCCCCAGGAAGGGAGGCCCCGCCTGTCCCTGGGGCTGGGACCCTCAGGGGCAGTgtggggaggcagctggggtggTGATGGGCGGGGGCCACAGCGTCCTCTGACCTCGGCCAGTGGCCACCGAGCACCTGTGCCTCTGTCTTTCGGGAACCACCCAGGTcagcccagggccacagggcacacagctcccccaggtcagcccagggccacagggcacacagctcCCCCAGGTCAGCCTAGGGCACACAGCTCCCCCAGGTCAGCCCGgggccacagggcacacagctcccccaggtcagcccagggccacagggcacacagctcCCCCAGGTCAGCCCGGGGCACACAGCTCCCCCAGGTCAGCCCAGGGCACACAGCTCCCCCAGGTCAGCATAGGGCACACAGCTCCCCCAGGTCAGCCCGgggccacagggcacacagctcCCCCAGGTCAGCCCGGGGCACCAGGGCACACAGCTCCCCCAGGTCAGCCCAGGGCACACAGCTCCCCCAGGTCAGCATAGGGCACACAGCTCCCCCAGGTcagcccagggccacagggcacacagctcCCCCAGGTCAGCCCGggg
The DNA window shown above is from Lepus europaeus isolate LE1 chromosome 22, mLepTim1.pri, whole genome shotgun sequence and carries:
- the GPR132 gene encoding probable G-protein coupled receptor 132 encodes the protein MGLGNATPVATSVPRIASGHSAEICNVSFEESRVTLVAVYSVVCALGLPANCVTAWLTLLQALQGNVLAVYLLCLALCELLYASTLPLWVVYIQNQHRWTLGLPACKVTAYIFFCNIYVSILFLCCISCERFVAVVYALESRGRRHQRTAVLVSLCVFLLVGLLHYPVFQMEEGEAGTCFEPLHMSSRIAAFHYARFAAGFAGPLVVIVFTNHGILRSVRLSVGLSAAQKAKVRHSAMAVVLIFLVCFAPYHLVLLLKAAAFSYYRGDRAAVCAFEASLYTASVVFLCLCTVNSVADPIIYVLATEHSRQEVSRIHRGWKKWSAKVDATKLSSSPDSEERRLPAKDFLRPGPPPGPEPGPGGLPSTLQRLVEGSG